The nucleotide window CTCTAGAAGTCTGACCCTTTCAATAAGCGCTTGCTCAAAATCAAGATCTCCATACATCGCTTTCTTCGTAATCTCCTCTACTTTGCTTACAACACCTGCAGCCCTGGCGAGCTCATCGATAGTCTCAGCGTCTATAAGGGTGCTATCCATATCAAAAACAATCATTTTGTTTCCAGTAAAATTATGCATAGGACAGTTCACTCAATCAAAACCTGGACCTGAATAACTATTAGATATAGCGGGATAATTTCCCGAAAAAGGGCATGCTGCCTGGTGTACCTTCTTCAGGGGTACCCCTGCAATTTAATATAATACATTTGCCCTGACATTAAAAGCCCACCAACGGATAAAGTTTTCAAATTATAATACGGGTTCTGTGAAACAATACCACAAAACAACACATTGATGTCAACGTTTTTGAGTGAAATAAATCACATCCTTTTTAAGCTTTTCGGAGGGGCAGAGAAAGATATTGAATAATAATTATATATTCAATATATATTTATAAAATAAAGTTGACAAGGATATAACCTGCCAAAAGGATTATAAACCCATTAGGAATTCCATTATTGAAGAAATTGGTTAACACAGGATATTGAGAAAAATGGTCAACATAGGTTTTATAAAAATGGGCAACCTGGGAATGAGCCAGGTTATCAATTTGATTCAGGACGAAATTGCAGCAAGAGAAGGAATTACTGTACGCGTATTTGGTACAGGTGCCAAGATGAGCCCTGCCGAAGCTGCAGCTTCTGAAAGTTTTAAACAATGGAATGCAGATTTTGTGATAATTATTAGCCCTAACGCAGCAGCCCCGGGTCCCACTGCAGCTCGTGAGATATGGAAGGACGTTCCCTGCATTGTGGTCTCAGATGGTCCAACAAAGAAAGAAGCCAGAGAGACTCTTGAGAAGGACGGTTTTGGATACATCATCCTCCCAGTAGATCCTCTTATCGGAGCCAAGAGAGAGTTTCTTGACCCTGTAGAGATGGCATCCTTCAATTCCGACGCAATGAAAGTATTATCCGTTTGTGGTGTTGTGAGACTCATCCAGGAAGAACTGGACAAAGTAACAGACCAGGTTGCTG belongs to Methanosarcina barkeri 3 and includes:
- a CDS encoding F420-dependent methylenetetrahydromethanopterin dehydrogenase is translated as MVNIGFIKMGNLGMSQVINLIQDEIAAREGITVRVFGTGAKMSPAEAAASESFKQWNADFVIIISPNAAAPGPTAAREIWKDVPCIVVSDGPTKKEARETLEKDGFGYIILPVDPLIGAKREFLDPVEMASFNSDAMKVLSVCGVVRLIQEELDKVTDQVAAGKSGKDLELPHIFAKPEKCVEHAGFANPYAKAKALAALHMAEKVAQVNFPACFMLKEIDQVCLTAAAGHEIMGAAAQLATQAREIEKSNDTVFRQPHAKNGTLLKKVKLYQKPE